The sequence AACTGGCAATCAATGGAGCGGGAGAGTTCTGCCCCGGAGAAAAACAGTGTCGGTTCTGCAGGGCAAAAGCACAGTGCAGGGCAAGGGCAGAAGAAAACGTAAAGCTGGCTTTTAATCCGGATAAAGGAAAACTTCCGCCGCTGATCAGTAACGAGGAAATGGGGAAATATCTTTCCACTGGGGAAGATGTGGCCAAATGGCTTTCAGACCTAAAAGAACATGCATTGAAAGAATGCCTCGCGGGAAACGAAGTAGCAGGATGGAAGGCAGTAGAGGGAAGAGGATCCAGAGAATGGACCGATATGGAGGCAGCATTTGAAGTGTTGAAGGAAAAAGGAATTGCAGAAGAAATTCTGTACGAAAAGAAAGCATTGACACTTGCACAGGTAGAAAAGACAATCGGGAAAAAAGATTTCGCGGAGATGGTCGGCGGTATGGTCGTAAAGAATCCGGGCAAGCCGACCCTTGTAAAAGAATCCGATAAACGAGAAGCGATTACAAATAAAATCACAGCCGAAAAGGCATTTCAGGAGGAGCAATAATCATGGAAAATTTAACAAACGTAACAACAGGAAAAGTAAGATTATCATATGTACATGTATTCAAACCATACGCGTATCAGCCGGGACAGGAAGAAAAATTTCAGGTAACCATCTTGGTACCAAAGACAGATATGGATACGATGAACCGGATCAATGCAGCAATTGAAGCTGCCAAGCAGAAAGGGATTTCAGATAAATGGAACGGAGTGTGTACTCCAATCGTCCCGACTCCGGTATACGACGGTGATGGCGTGAGACCATCAGACGGGATGGCTTTTGGTCCGGAGTGTAAAGGACACTGGGTATTCACTGCGAGTGCAAAAGCAGACTATCCACCGGAAGTTGTAGATGCGAATCTAAATCCGATCATCAATCAGTCAGAGATTTACAGTGGTATTTATGCAAGAGTAAATGTGAATTTCTTCCCGTATGCATTCGGAGGAAAGAAAGGAATCGGGTGCGGACTAGGTCCAGTGCAGAAACTTGCAGACGGAGAAGCGCTGGGAGGAAGTGCACCGACAGCTTCACAAGCTTTTGGAGCGCCTGCACCTCAGCAGACTGCAGCGCAAGTAACACAGCAATATCAGCAGACACAATCTACAATAAATCCGATTACCGGATTACCAATGTAGGATATTTAGGGGCGTATGCCCCTTTTTGTAACAGGAGGGACGCAGATGTTAAGGCATTTGAGTATAGACATTGAAACAAAGAGCAGCGTGGATATCGGAAAAGCCGGATTGTACAGATATGCACAGTCAGAAGATTTTGAAGTGTTATTGTTTGCTTATCAGATGGATGATGGAGAAGTTGAGCTTGTGGATTTGGCACAGGGAGAGCAGATCCCGGAAAATGTACAGTTGACGCTGAAAGATGCGACTGTTGTAAAACATGCATACAATGCAGCGTTTGAATGGTATTGCCTGAATCGTGCCGGTTATGAGACACCATTAGAACAGTGGAGATGCACTATGATACATGGACTGTATTGTGGTTACACAGCCGGATTGGATGCGACCGGAAAGGCAATCGGACTTCCGCAGGACAAGCAGAAACTGACAACCGGAAAAGCATTGATCCGGTACTTCTGCGTTCCATGTAAACCGACAAAGAGCAATGGAAATCGGACATGGAATCTCCCGAGACATGCACCGGAGAAATGGGAATTGTTCAAGGAATACTGCAAACAGGACGTGGTAACAGAGCGTGCAATATTAAAACGTCTGAGTTGTTTTCCGGTTCCGGAAGAAGAACAAGAGTTATGGCAGCAGGATATCCGGATGAACGCCTTTGGTGTACGTGTGGATTCGAAATTGATTGAAGGAGCGCTGATGATAGACGGGGTGAGCAGTACAGAGCTGACAGAAGAGGCGATCAATATTACAGGACTGCAAAATCCAAATAGTACAGCACAGTTGAAAGCATGGGTGGAAAAAGAACTTTCAGACAGCTTAGAGATGGATGTGGAACTTCCGGGACTACGAAAAGAAGACGTCTCCATACTTTTGGAAAGAAACGACCTCCCAAAGGAAATAAGGCGTGTTCTCGAAATACGGCAGCAGCTTGGGAAAACATCCATTAAGAAATACGTGGCGATGGAAACGGCCAAGGGTGCAGATGACCGTGTGCGTGGTCTGACACAGTATTATGGGGCGAATCGGACCGGAAGATGGGCGGGACGTCTTGTGCAGTTACAGAATCTCCCAAGAAATTATTTAAAGACGTTAGACTATGCAAGAGAACTTGTTAAGACAAAGAATTATGACGGAATAAGGTTCTTGTATGGAAATGTTCCGGACACCCTTTCCCAGCTGATCAGAACAGCATTTATCCCATCGGAGGGACATAAGTTTGTAGTTGCCGATTTTTCCGCAATTGAGGCGCGTGTGATCGCATGGCTTGCGGGGGAACAGTGGGTAAACGAAGTATTTGCTACTCACGGAAAGATTTATGAAGCAACGGCATCTCAGATGTTTCATGTGCCGATTGAAAAGATTGTAAAAGGAAACCCGGAGTACAGTCTTAGACAGAAAGGAAAGGTTGCGACACTTGCGCTTGGATACCAGGGAGGAACAGCTGCGCTGATCGCGATGGGAGCATTGAACATGGGACTGGCAGAAGAGGAACTTCCGGATATTGTGCAGAGATGGAGAAATGCGAATCCGAGAATCCGAGATTTGTGGTATGCGGTGGAACAGGCAGCGCTTACAACGATGCAGACAGCTCAGCCACAGGGCATCAACGGTTTGATTTTCCGGTATGAGGGGGAACTGATGTATGGACAGAGCTTCCTGACAGTACAATTGCCAAGTGGGCGAAAACTTTTTTATCCGAAACCGTTCTTAAAGGAAAATCAGTTCGGAAAGATGGCAATCCATTATTATACAGTCGGACAGCAGACAAAAAAATGGGAAGTGGCATCTACTTATGGAGGAAAAATGACGGAAAATATCGTGCAGGCAATCGCAAGAGACTGTTTAGCTGAAACCCTCAGAAGGATTGAGCAATTAGGCTTGCAGGTCGTATTCCACGTACATGACGAGGTTATCATTGATGCGCCGATGGAAGTAACGGTGGAACAAATCTGTGACTTGATGGCGGAACCAATCAGCTGGGCACCGGGTTTGCTCTTAAAGGGAGCCGGATTTGAAAGCAGTTATTATATGAAAGACTAGGAGGAAACAGATGGATTACAATAGAAAATTATGGATCAGCACGGCCGGAACCAGAAAGGCAACGTACTGGCCGAAGAATGAAATCATGTGGTCTGATTTTGTGGACCGTCTGAAAAATCCGGTGAGAAGTTCTGAAACAATGGAGGAATATCTGGCGCTGGGGAAAAGCCAGCAGGCGGAATTGAAGGACGTAGGTGGATTCGTAGGCGGCACCTTTATAAATGACAGGAGAAAGAGCTCTTATGTACAAGGAAGGGATATTTTGACTTTGGATATGGATAATATCCCCGCAGGACAGACGGATGAAATATTGAAAAGAGTATCAGGGCTTGGATGTGCGGCTGCAGTCTACAGTACAAGGAAACATACAGGATATGCGCCAAGACTGAGGGTGCTGATCCCGTTAGACAGGACAGCTACCTCTGATGAATATGAGCCGGCAGCAAGAAAAGCAGCAGCGCTGATCGGGATCGAGTTCTGTGATCCAACGACATTTGATGCAAGCCGGCTGATGTACTGGCCAAGCTGCTGTAGTGATGGGGAATATATCTGTAAAAGTTATGATCATCCGTTCTGCAGTCTGGACGGATTGCTTGGGATGTACCAGGACTGGAAGTGCGTGAGCGAGTGGCCGCAGGTACCGGGAAGTGATGCGATCGAGCGCAGAAGACTTGCAAGACAGGAGAATCCGTTAGAGAAAAAAGGAATTATCGGAGCTTTCTGCCGTACGTATACGGTCACGCAGGCAATGGAGAAATTTATCCCTGGCATGTATGAGGCAACGGATATTCCGGGGAGATATACATACACTGGTGGATCCACAACAGGCGGGGCGATCCTGTACGATGACGATCTATTCTTATATTCCCACCATGCAACGGATCCATGCTCCGGACAGCTTGTGAATGCGTTTGACTTGATCAGGCTGCATATGTTCTCCGACAGGGATAAGGAATCAAAGGAGGCAACTCCGGTGAATAAGCTTCCATCTTTCCAAGCAATGTCAAAGCTTGCAAGGGAAGACAAGACAGTATCAGGGCTTGTAGTAAAAGAGAAGTTTGAACAGGCAAAAGAAGTCTCCGGCATGAATCCGGCTGAGGATGAAAATGTGGACTGGGTCTTAAGACTTACAAGAGACGGAAATAACAGGATTGAAAAAACAATCAATAACGTGACCATAATCCTGGAGAATGACCCTTTTTTGAAAGGAAAGATTGTGACAGATGAGTTTGCAAGCTGCGGCATGGTGCGCGGGAGCCTTCCGTGGAATCAGAGAGAAGGAAAGCGGAGATGGGAAGATGTGGACTATGCCGGATATTATCGCTATATGGAGACGTTTTACGGGATTACAGGCAAGGAAAAGCTGGACAACGGTCTTCTGATCGTCAGCAGTCAGAACAAGGTCAATGAGGTGAAGGAATACCTGACAAGTCTCAAATGGGACGGTGTGAAGCGGGTGGATACGCTTCTTTCGGATTATCTTGGGGCTGACGATAACCTCTATACGCGTGCAGTAATACGAAAATCATTGTGCGCCGCAGTGGCAAGGGGAATCTTAGGCGGTGTGAAATATGATTACATGCCGATCTTTGCAGGACCGCAGGGGATTGGAAAGAGTACATTTCTTGCAATTCTTGGAAGAGAGTGGTTTTCTGATTCCCTCACAAGTTTCGAAGGAAAAGAGTCCGCGGAGCTGATACAGGGAACTTGGATCAATGAAGTCGGGGAACTGACGGCGATGACGAAGCAGGAGACCAGTGCGGTCAAACAGTTTCTGAGCAAGACGCATGATATCTATAGGGCGGCTTATGGACGTACAACGAATAAATACCCAAGACGGTGCGTATTCTTCGGTACAAGCAACGACAGCGAGTTTTTAAAGGATTCCACGGGGAACAGAAGGTTCTGGCCGGTGGATGTAGGAGAACATAAAGCAAAGAAATCGGTATGGCAGCATCTCCCTTTGGAAGTGGATCAGATATGGGCAGAAGCCTACGTGTATTGGGCAATGGGGGAAGAATTATTTTTACCGAAAGAGATTGAAAAACTGGCAGAAGAACAGCAGGAAAAACACAGGGAGTCTTTTGCAAAAGAAGGTGTAATAAGGGAATTTTTGGATAGAAAAATCCCAGCAGACTGGAATAGTATGAACCTATTGCAGAGGCGGCAGTACCTCCAGGGAGGGATGCAGACAGCAGAAAAACAGGTTCTGGTAGACCGGGAAAAGGTATGTGCTGCAGAGATTTGGCAGGAATGTTTTGGAAGTGATATCAAGTACATGGGAAAAAGAGACAGTATGGAGATCAATAATATTTTATCTGGAATACCAGGATGGAAAAGGAACCGGTCTTCGCAGAGATATGGCTTTTACGGAACTCAAAGAGGGTTTGAAAGGGTGTCAACAATGTAGAATGACACCTGTATACAAAGCCTGAAATCGTCAACAGAGGGATAAAAAATGCAAAAAATTAGAAAAATCATGAGTTTGTTCACATGTTAACAGGATTGTTGCAAAGCTGTTGACACGAAAAACCGCAGAAATACAACATTTATAAATATATGTCAACAATGTCAACAAACTTTTTATAAAAAATAAAAATATAAAAATAAAGAGTACACGTACGCTATATGTATTACCTAACGCGCCTAATAGAGAGTACACATACGCGTGCGAGGTTGTAGATGTTGCAGGAGGTGTGAAAATGTTAGAGAAAGAGATTGAGAAAATATTGGTGACAGAAGTGAAGAAGTTGGGAGGTAAGGCATATAAGTTTGTCAGTCCCGGTAACAGCGGGGTACCGGACCGGATTGTAATATTCCCGAAAAAACCCCCGGTGTTTGTGGAATTGAAAACGGACACAGGCGTGCTTACGAACCTGCAGACTGTACAGGTGAAAAGGCTGAGAGAACTTGGCCAAACGGTGGAAGTAGTAAAGGGGATAGCCGGATTGATCAAATTTTTCGGGAAATACGGATATCCGCAAGTGAGCATTCTACTTTCCGGAAAATACAAAGGGGTGAAAACAGATGGAGTTTAAACCACACGGCTATCAGAAACACTGTATTGAAAAGATCATCGAGATAAAAAAAATCGGGTTATTTCTCGATATGGGACTGGGAAAAACGATCACAACATTAACGGCCGTGAAGGAATTGAAATATAACCGGTTTGAAGTACGGAAAGTGCTTGTGATCGCACCGAAGAAAGTGGCCGAAGGAACATGGACCAAGGAAAAAGATAAATGGGAGCACACGAAGATGCTGAGGGTATCTCAGGTACTTGGAAGTCAGACAAAACGCATCCGTGCACTGAACACACCGGCGGACATCTACATCACCAACAGGGAGAACGTAGTGTGGTTAGTGGATTATTACCGGAACAGCTGGCCGTTTGACATGGTGGTGATCGATGAATCCAGCAGTTTTAAGAGCCATAAAGCAAAACGGTTTAAAGCACTTGCGGGTGTGGGAACAAGGATCAACCGTCTTGTAGAGCTTACGGGAACTCCATCCCCAAACGGACTTGATGACCTGTGGGCACAGATCTATCTGTTAGACGGAGGTGAACGACTCGGAAAAAGATATACACAGTTCCGGGAACGGTATTTTGATCCGGGAGAACGTGGGAACAATGTGGTATATAACTACAAGGCAAAGCAGGGGAGCGAGGAAAGCATCCTGAAAATCATTTCCGACATCTGCATCAGCATGAAGGCAGAGGATTATCTGCAGCTTCCGGATGTGACGTACCATCCTGTAACCGTTACCTTGGATACAAAAGCAAGAAAGGCATATCAGGAACTGGAGAGAAAAATGGTGCTGGCACTTCCGGAGGATGAAGAAGAAATCAGTGTGACAAGTGCAGCGGCGTTGAGCAATAAACTTCTGCAACTTGGGAACGGTGCGATTTATGACGAGGATCGAAACGTGCATGAAATCCATAACTGCAAGATTGAGGCATTCATGGAACTGGTGGAATCTCTTCAGGGGAAACCAGCATTAGTGTTTTATAATTTCCAGCATGATAAGGAGCGGATCTTAAAGGCGCTTGCAAAGACAGGGTTACGCGTAAGAGAGTTAAAGACCACACAGGATGAGGATGACTGGAACAATCGTGAAATTGATATCCTTCTGACGCACCCGGCAAGCAGTGCCTATGGT comes from Coprococcus phoceensis and encodes:
- a CDS encoding DUF2815 family protein; this encodes MENLTNVTTGKVRLSYVHVFKPYAYQPGQEEKFQVTILVPKTDMDTMNRINAAIEAAKQKGISDKWNGVCTPIVPTPVYDGDGVRPSDGMAFGPECKGHWVFTASAKADYPPEVVDANLNPIINQSEIYSGIYARVNVNFFPYAFGGKKGIGCGLGPVQKLADGEALGGSAPTASQAFGAPAPQQTAAQVTQQYQQTQSTINPITGLPM
- a CDS encoding DNA polymerase codes for the protein MLRHLSIDIETKSSVDIGKAGLYRYAQSEDFEVLLFAYQMDDGEVELVDLAQGEQIPENVQLTLKDATVVKHAYNAAFEWYCLNRAGYETPLEQWRCTMIHGLYCGYTAGLDATGKAIGLPQDKQKLTTGKALIRYFCVPCKPTKSNGNRTWNLPRHAPEKWELFKEYCKQDVVTERAILKRLSCFPVPEEEQELWQQDIRMNAFGVRVDSKLIEGALMIDGVSSTELTEEAINITGLQNPNSTAQLKAWVEKELSDSLEMDVELPGLRKEDVSILLERNDLPKEIRRVLEIRQQLGKTSIKKYVAMETAKGADDRVRGLTQYYGANRTGRWAGRLVQLQNLPRNYLKTLDYARELVKTKNYDGIRFLYGNVPDTLSQLIRTAFIPSEGHKFVVADFSAIEARVIAWLAGEQWVNEVFATHGKIYEATASQMFHVPIEKIVKGNPEYSLRQKGKVATLALGYQGGTAALIAMGALNMGLAEEELPDIVQRWRNANPRIRDLWYAVEQAALTTMQTAQPQGINGLIFRYEGELMYGQSFLTVQLPSGRKLFYPKPFLKENQFGKMAIHYYTVGQQTKKWEVASTYGGKMTENIVQAIARDCLAETLRRIEQLGLQVVFHVHDEVIIDAPMEVTVEQICDLMAEPISWAPGLLLKGAGFESSYYMKD
- a CDS encoding virulence-associated E family protein, whose protein sequence is MDYNRKLWISTAGTRKATYWPKNEIMWSDFVDRLKNPVRSSETMEEYLALGKSQQAELKDVGGFVGGTFINDRRKSSYVQGRDILTLDMDNIPAGQTDEILKRVSGLGCAAAVYSTRKHTGYAPRLRVLIPLDRTATSDEYEPAARKAAALIGIEFCDPTTFDASRLMYWPSCCSDGEYICKSYDHPFCSLDGLLGMYQDWKCVSEWPQVPGSDAIERRRLARQENPLEKKGIIGAFCRTYTVTQAMEKFIPGMYEATDIPGRYTYTGGSTTGGAILYDDDLFLYSHHATDPCSGQLVNAFDLIRLHMFSDRDKESKEATPVNKLPSFQAMSKLAREDKTVSGLVVKEKFEQAKEVSGMNPAEDENVDWVLRLTRDGNNRIEKTINNVTIILENDPFLKGKIVTDEFASCGMVRGSLPWNQREGKRRWEDVDYAGYYRYMETFYGITGKEKLDNGLLIVSSQNKVNEVKEYLTSLKWDGVKRVDTLLSDYLGADDNLYTRAVIRKSLCAAVARGILGGVKYDYMPIFAGPQGIGKSTFLAILGREWFSDSLTSFEGKESAELIQGTWINEVGELTAMTKQETSAVKQFLSKTHDIYRAAYGRTTNKYPRRCVFFGTSNDSEFLKDSTGNRRFWPVDVGEHKAKKSVWQHLPLEVDQIWAEAYVYWAMGEELFLPKEIEKLAEEQQEKHRESFAKEGVIREFLDRKIPADWNSMNLLQRRQYLQGGMQTAEKQVLVDREKVCAAEIWQECFGSDIKYMGKRDSMEINNILSGIPGWKRNRSSQRYGFYGTQRGFERVSTM
- a CDS encoding PDDEXK family nuclease codes for the protein MLEKEIEKILVTEVKKLGGKAYKFVSPGNSGVPDRIVIFPKKPPVFVELKTDTGVLTNLQTVQVKRLRELGQTVEVVKGIAGLIKFFGKYGYPQVSILLSGKYKGVKTDGV
- a CDS encoding DEAD/DEAH box helicase, with amino-acid sequence MEFKPHGYQKHCIEKIIEIKKIGLFLDMGLGKTITTLTAVKELKYNRFEVRKVLVIAPKKVAEGTWTKEKDKWEHTKMLRVSQVLGSQTKRIRALNTPADIYITNRENVVWLVDYYRNSWPFDMVVIDESSSFKSHKAKRFKALAGVGTRINRLVELTGTPSPNGLDDLWAQIYLLDGGERLGKRYTQFRERYFDPGERGNNVVYNYKAKQGSEESILKIISDICISMKAEDYLQLPDVTYHPVTVTLDTKARKAYQELERKMVLALPEDEEEISVTSAAALSNKLLQLGNGAIYDEDRNVHEIHNCKIEAFMELVESLQGKPALVFYNFQHDKERILKALAKTGLRVRELKTTQDEDDWNNREIDILLTHPASSAYGLNLQHGGNHVIWFGLTWNYELYTQANKRLHRQGQTEKVIIHQLVCDGTRDEDVVQALERKDDVQNYVMQSLKARIKRIKEESGK